In Nymphaea colorata isolate Beijing-Zhang1983 chromosome 5, ASM883128v2, whole genome shotgun sequence, one genomic interval encodes:
- the LOC116255212 gene encoding probable aspartic protease At2g35615 translates to MCRPCHSCSGQTSMFDPLQSSTYKSQTCSASSCMELPIHGCTINQLCGFIYSYEDKSFVEVILASETLLFDNGAATVKLPEIVSGCVHQDGPPNPSLLEVPDLVGLGGGPLSLVNQIGSSIDDKFAYCLPPNSNEITSDSSNPVRTQSFQARKGFKKCRWHQVDLKARIMCST, encoded by the coding sequence ATGTGCCGTCCTTGTCACTCCTGCTCCGgccaaacatcaatgtttgatccacttcagtcatCCACCTACAAGAGCCAGACCTGCTCTGCCAGCTCTTGCATGGAACTGCCCATTCATGGTTGCACTATCAACCAACTTTGCGGATTCATATATTCCTACGAAGACAAATCCTTCGTAGAAGTGATACTGGCCTCGGAAACgctcttgtttgacaatggtgctgCCACCGTCAAGCTTCCAGAAATTGTCTCTGGTTGTGTTCATCAGGATGGCCCTCCTAATCCCTCCTTGCTTGAAGTTCCTGACCTTGTTGGCCTCGGAGGTGGTCCTCTCTCACTTGTAAATCAGATTGGCTCTTCTATTGATGATAAATTTGCCTACTGTCTTCCTCCCAATAGCAATGAAATCACGTCAGACAGCTCAAATCCGGTAAGGACGCAGAGTTTTCAGGCCAGGAAGGGGTTCAAGAAATGCCGATGGCACCAGGTGGACCTCAAGGCACGTATTATGTGCTCAACCTAA